One genomic window of Marinobacter adhaerens HP15 includes the following:
- a CDS encoding AAA family ATPase, giving the protein MTVRDKALPIRNTFNLDVPAEVITAGFADSTNPYIPKRNDSYVFRRETLRDILNFLDDPDDDGLYFSGHYGAGKTTLPYQVASRLNWPTQSFTAHSRMEFDDLVGTWKLVNGTMEFVYGPLSVAMRDGHLFILNEVDRADPGQLAALHDVLEGHPLVIATNGGEVIHAHPNFRFIVNGNSVGSGDSTGLYQGVNQLDIAFLDRFRMVHVDYPTEDVELTILEKKAPDLPEELRKKMVRVANQIRKLFIGGEETATPLTITMSTRTLCRWAKLALAFRNAPNALSYSLNQAFLAKAEPEQRIAIERIAQDIFGTSWSKGA; this is encoded by the coding sequence ATGACCGTTCGCGACAAGGCACTGCCAATTCGCAACACCTTCAACCTCGACGTTCCAGCTGAAGTAATCACAGCCGGTTTCGCCGATTCCACCAATCCCTACATCCCCAAGCGAAACGATTCCTACGTTTTCCGCCGGGAGACTCTGCGGGACATCCTGAACTTTCTGGATGATCCCGACGATGATGGGCTCTACTTCTCTGGTCATTACGGAGCAGGGAAGACCACCTTGCCTTACCAAGTTGCGTCACGCCTTAACTGGCCGACGCAGAGCTTCACCGCGCACTCGCGTATGGAGTTCGATGACCTGGTAGGCACTTGGAAATTGGTTAACGGCACGATGGAGTTCGTTTACGGACCCCTTTCTGTTGCCATGCGTGATGGTCACCTATTCATTTTGAATGAGGTCGATCGAGCTGATCCCGGTCAGCTTGCCGCTTTGCATGATGTCCTCGAAGGACACCCGTTGGTCATTGCGACAAACGGTGGCGAAGTGATTCACGCTCACCCAAACTTTCGGTTCATTGTGAACGGCAACAGCGTTGGTTCTGGCGACAGCACCGGCCTGTATCAGGGTGTAAACCAGCTTGATATCGCCTTCCTTGACCGATTCCGGATGGTGCACGTGGACTATCCAACCGAGGACGTTGAACTGACGATCCTTGAAAAGAAGGCACCAGACCTTCCCGAAGAGCTGCGTAAGAAGATGGTTCGCGTAGCGAATCAGATTCGGAAGCTGTTCATTGGGGGTGAGGAAACGGCGACGCCGCTGACCATCACCATGTCCACGCGCACGCTGTGTCGCTGGGCAAAATTGGCACTGGCCTTCCGAAATGCACCAAATGCTCTGTCTTATTCGCTGAATCAGGCTTTCCTGGCTAAAGCGGAACCAGAGCAAAGGATAGCAATCGAGCGAATCGCACAGGACATCTTTGGTACCTCCTGGTCCAAAGGAGCTTGA